The sequence below is a genomic window from Bacillota bacterium.
CCAGTTTGAAGACCTCGTCCCCTCTGAAGAGGAACCTCGCCAGGTAGCTCCTGGCCTCCCCGGTGGTCCAGTCTCGGCCCAGGTAAACCTCGTCCAGGACCGTCCCATCGTCATTGAGGCCCCCAAGGTCCTGCCAGAACACACCGGGGACTATGTTCTCACCCATGACCACGGTGCCGCGGTCGGGGCGGAGTTCTCCTGCGATGATCCGGAGCAGGGTGGTCTTGCCGGAACCGTTGGGTCCGACCAGCCCGAGTCTCTCCCCGCGTTCGAGGGAGAGGTCCAGAGAGTCGAAGAGCACGCGGTCCCCGAACTTCATGGACACCTTGTTCAGCACCACGGCGAGACGCCCGGACCGCGCTGCCTTCGCAAAGGAGACCTTGAGAGACGCGCCTTCTTTCGGCCGGTCAACACGCTCCATCCTGGCCAGCATCTTCTCCCGGCTCTGGGCCATCGTGGTCCTGTTACCCGCCTTGTAACGGCGGATATAAGCCTCGAGTCGCTGGATTTTCTCCTGCTGCCGGCGGTACTCCTCCTCCTGACGTTCCCGGAGGAACTCCCGCTGGGCCAAGTACGCAGTGTAGTTCCCGGAGTATTCCCGGACGACCCGGTCTTCCAGATCCCAGATGCGGTCCACCGTGGCATCGAGGAAATAGCGGTCGTGAGAGACGACGATGAAGGCCCCTCGGAAGGATTTCAGATATTGCTCGAGCCACTCGACCGCAGCAAGGTCCAGATGGTTGGTGGGCTCGTCGAGGAGCATGAGGTCGGGTTCGGACACGAGCATCTTGGCGAGGGCCACCCGAACCTTCTGGCCACCGCTCAAGGTGTCAACGGTCTTCCCCAGGTCTTCCTCGCGGAAACCGAGTCCGAAAAGGGTGGTTCTTATCCGAACCTCGTGGTCGTACCCGCCGAGTCGTTCGAACTCCTCCTGGGCTGCAGAGTACTTCCGCATCAACCTCTCAAGGGCGGCTTCCGATTGGTGGACGCGGGCGCCCGCCATCTCCTGCTCGAGGCGTATCATCTCCTCTCCTGCGCTGAACGCCCCGGTGAAGGCAGAGAGCATCTCGTCCATGAGGGTATTGCCCGACGTATACTGCGCGTCCTGGGCCAGATATCCTACTACCCGCCCCGATGCCAGCTCGACCGATCCCGAGTCGCTCTCTTCCTGGCCTGCGATGATCCTGAGAAGCGTGGTCTTCCCCGAGCCGTTGCGTCCGATCAGGCCTATCCGGTCCCGGGCGGAGACAGTGAGGGTGACCCCGTCCAGGATAGCCTCGGCACCATACGATTTTCGGATTGATTTGATCGCGAGAAGCGACACCTAGACCATCCTCTTGTCTTCCACGTGGCTGCCGAACGCGGAGTGATTGTGTATGGATTCGTGGCTTTCGCACTCGATTTCGAACCATCTGACCCTCGGTTCGGCGCGCAGGGCGAGGACCACGTCTCTCAGTATGTCCTCGACGAACTTCGGGTTCTGGTATGCGGCCTCAGTGACGTACTTCTCGTCCTCCCGCTTGAGCAGGGGAAATATCTCACAGCTACCCTGCGCCTCCAGAAGGTCGATCAGGTCCTCGAGCCACAGAAAACCGCGCCCCGAGAACCTGACCCTGGCCCTGACCATCGTTCTCTGGTTGTGGGCGCCGAAGTCAGAGATCTCCTTGCTGCACGGGCAACAGGATGTGACCGGCACTTCGACCCCCATGGTGAAAGCGTGGCGCCCGTCCTCGACTCTGCCCACGAACTCGCAGTTGTAGTCGAGCACACTCTCCTTCCCGCTGACAGGGGCGGCCTTCGTCACAAAGTACTTGAACCTCAACGAGACCTCTGCGTGCCGGGCGGAGAGAGCACTACACGTGTCGTTCAGGATCGACCGTATCTCCGTGTTGGAGATGGCCTTCTTGCTCCAGGGGAGCAGAATCTCAATGAACCTGCTCATGTGGGTGCCTTTGAACCGCATGGGCAGCCGCACGGAAAGCGCGACCGACCCCAGCACGGACTGGTGTCCCCCTTCTCTGGTGGCAATCAGGAGCGGCAGGTGGACATTCTTCACGCCAACCTTCTGTATGTCGATTCCCCGGGCGTCCGGGCGGTTCTGAACGTCTTGCATGTCTTGCTCCTCTCTCGGCCCCTGCTGGAACTCGGACCTCGGCCTCACAGTACGGCCCAGTAGAATGGCGGTTTCTTCTACGGGAGACCTCGCAATCCCTGCCTTCTACCTCAAGGCTCCTCCCGATGGGGAGGGAAACCAGGTTCGCCCGTCGAAAGTGAGTGACAATTGCCCTGCCGACGCCGTGTCGAGAGTCGGCATCCGGCTGCGCCCGAGGTTTCCAGAGGGGGGTATCACAATGAGAGCGATGCTCTTGGGAGCGGGCGAGGGTACCCGGCTCCGGCCCATCACTGCGACGAGGCCTAAACCGATGATCCCGGTAGTCAACCGTCCCATCATGGAGCATATCCTCCTTCTTCTGAGATCACACGGTGTCCGGGAAGTCTATTCGAACCTCTACTATCTCGCAGACCAGATAGAGTCCTATTTCGGCGACGGATCCGCGTTCGGCTTGTCCCTGAAGTTCAAGGTGGAGGAGAAGCTCCCCGGCACCGCCGGAGGAGTCAAAAACCTCGAGGAGCATTTCGACGACACTTTCATCGTCATAAGCGGTGATCTCCTCACGGACTTCGACCTTTCGAGAGCTGTGGACTTCCACAAGAGCCGGGGCTCCGTGGCCACCGTCCTGCTGACCAGGATCCAGAACCCGCTGGAATATGGAGTGGTGATCACAGGCCCTGACGGCAGGATCCAGCGGTTCCTGGAGAAGCCTGGATGGTCTGAGGTGTTCAGCGACACTATCAACACCGGGATCTACATACTCGACCCAAAGGTGCTGGACTTCATTCCTGTCGGGCAGGATTTCGACTTCAGCCGCGACCTCTTCCCGCTCCTTCTGAAAGAAAGACAGCCGCTCTACGGGTACATCGCAGAGGGCTACTGGTGCGACGTCGGCAATATCGAGATGTACTTGAAGGCCCAGGTAGATGCGTTGAGCGGCAAAGTCAAGCTGTCGATCCCCGGGGAGCAGATAGCCCCGGGGATCTGGGCGGGCAAGTCCGCCAAAGTGAGTTCGAGAGCTGATCTAAAGGGGCCTATGGTACTGGGGGAGAACTGCGAGATCGCTCCGGGTGCGAGGCTTCGCGAGTACTGCGTGATCGGGGACAATGTCATTGTCGCCCCAGGATCGTTCCTGGTCCGGTCCACCGTTTTCAGCAACTCCTATGTGGGCGAGGGCTCCGTGGCGAGTGGCTCGATCATCTGCAAGAACGTAGTGCTCAAGGAGAGCGCCCGCGTGGGAGAGGGCGCGGTGGTCTCGGATGACTGCATTCTGAACCGGTCGGTCACTGTGAAACCCGGAGTCCGTGTCTGGCCCGGGAAGACCATCGACGAGGCAGTGGTCCTGTCCTCGAGCGTCGTGTGGGAGCAGCGAATGAAACGCGAGCTGTTCCACGCAGGCAGCTTGTCAGGCCTCGTGAACTTCGAATTCACGCCGGAGTTTGCCGTGAGGCTCGGGGCGTGCATAGGCGGCACTCTACGCAAGGGGTCCCAGGTAGTGGTGAGCCGGGACTCCAGCCGGACCGCGCGGATGATGAAGCGTGCCATGGTCGCAGGGCTTTCCAGCGCGGGCGTGGCCGTCTGCGATCTGCAGGGCGTGCCCCTCCCGATCACCGCCTACACCGTGAAGAACGCCGGGTTCAACGGTGGTATTCACACCCAGACGTCCCTCTTCAATTACGAGACGTTGGACATCAAGGTCTTCGACAAGGATGGGCTCGTGCTGTCCCGGGACGATGAGCGGAAGATCGAGACCCTCCTCGCCCGCGAAGACCCCAGGCGAACAAGCGCCCGGGAGATCGGAGGCATATCCTATTCGCCCAGGGCGGTGGATATCTACACGGAGGACTGCCTGTCCAGGATCGATCGTGAGCGCACCAAGGCTCATCGTATCAAGCTGGTGCTGGATTGCGGCTTCGGGCTCGCCGGGGGCATACTCCCTTACACGCTTGTCTCGCTGGGCGCCGAGGTGACGAGCATGAACGCCATCGCCCAGGAGACGAAGATGCCCAAGTCCGACCGGGAGTTCAAGGAAAGCCTGGACCAGCTGGGCCTGATAGTCCGCACCATAGGGGCGGACTTCGGGGTGATGATTGACTCCCAGGGTTCTAAGATGTGGGTGGCTGATGACACAGGGCGGGTGCTGACAGACCTTGAACTCGCCTATCTCTTCGCCCTTCTCACGGTGAGGTCTGGGCCGGCCCGTGGCGTGACCATCCCAAGCCACGCTCCGTCCATGTTCCACAGGTCTCTGGCGGCCAACGGGGCCACCGTCTACAGGTCCAAATCCCATGTGCGTAACCTTGCGGATCTGGGCAGGACGAGCACCTCAGCAATCGCCGTGGACTGCGACGGAGGCTTCATCTTCCCCAGCTTGCACAATTCGTTTGACGCCATATTCGGCACCGCCCGGTTGCTCGAACTTGTGGCATCAGACTCCGCTCCCGTCTCCCAGCTCTTACAGCTGGTTCCCGAGCACCATTTTCTCCGGGACGTGCTCCCGTGTCCCTGGGAGTACAAGGGCCAGGTCATGCGCGAGCTTCTGACGCGGCCCGAGGACCCATCCATCGACACGTTCGACGGGTACAAGAAGGGGTCTGAAGATGCGTGGTTCATGGTCCTGCCCGACCCCACCAGGCCATCTTTCACGATATACGGGGAAGGCAGAACGAAAGCCGAGGCCGAGCAGATGCTGACCCTGGCCAAGAAAGAGCTGGCCACGCTGATGCCTCAATGATGATATCCCTGCGTCCCTGAGAACGTTCCACACAGGTTCCACATAGAATCTTGTAGAGAGCGTGTGTCAGGGAGGCGGTTCTGATGTGCGACCTTGCGGGACTGAACCTCTGCGTACTCGGGGGTGACCTGCGGGAAGTCGAGTTGGTCCGCGCACTTGTCGACCACGGCGCGCTGGTGCGAAGCTTTGGCGCACCCCGGGAGGGCATGCCCGAAGGAGTCGTGCTGGCCCCGAGCCCCGACGAGGCGGCACGAGGAGCTGATGCGCTGATCCTTCCGCTTTCCGGGACAGACAAAGAAGGAAACGTCCGCGTCTCGCGCGAGCCGGTGCGGCTGACCCGGGAGATCCTGGCCTCGCTCAACCGAGGCGCGGTAGTCTTCGCGGGATCCGTCTGCCCCTCGGTTGCCCACGAATGCGAGTCGTTAGGCATCACAGTCGTGAAAACGGGAGAAAACGACGAACTGGCCATCTTGAACTCCATCCCTTCTGCCGAGGGCGCCATCCTCATGGCAATCCAGGCTACCCCGATAACCATCCACGGTAGCAACTGCATGGTGTTGGGCATGGGAAGGACGGGGATGACCCTCGCCAGGATGCTTCTGGGCATAGGCGCGACCGTGTGGGCGGTCGCCCGCAAACCGAAGGACCGGGCGCGGGCATTTGAGATGGGATTCATCCCCTTGGACTTCCCGGATCTCCCCGGCGCCATCAAAGACATGGACATAGTCTTCAACACCGTCCCACACATGGTGCTGGACCGCACCCTCATCGCTGTGATGAAGAAGACCGCCGCAATCATCGACCTTGCCTCGGCCCCCGGCGGAACGGACTTCGCGTCCGCCCGCGAGCTCGGCATCCACGCTGAGCTTGCCCCAGGGCTCCCCGGAAAGGTTGCCCCCCTCACCGCAGGCAAGATACTCGCGCGCGTCGTGCCGGCGTTGATCGCCGAAGCTTTCGCTGCCCGCGAGTGACACGTTGAGGCGGTGGTGGGATGTCGATCAGAATCGCAGTGGCGGGAGGCGGGTGGGCAGGATGCGCTGCCGCGGTGGCCGCCCGGCAGGCCGGTGCGGACGTCGTGCTCCTGGAACGAACCAACCTGCTCCTGGGCACGGGCCTCGTAGGCGGGATAATGAACAACAACGGCAGATTCACCGCGGCGCGGGAGATAGCGGCCATGGGTGGAGGCTACCTATTCGATGTGATCGACCAGGTGACGATCCATCGGCGTGTGGACTTCCCCGGCCACAACCATGCTAGCCTCTACGATGTCACCCGCATCGAACCAGAGGTGGAAACGGCCCTTTCGGACATTGGAGTCAGTATCATGCTGGAGTCCAGGGTAACGGACGTGCAGATGTCAGGAAGGAAGATCGTGGCCCTGGTTTTGGAGGACGGTACGCGTGTGCCCGCCGACGCCTTTGTTGAAGCCACTGGGACGGCCGGCCCGCAGGGGAACTGTGTGAGAGTGGCCGGGGGGTGCATGATGTGCATCCTTCGTTGCCCCACCTTCGGTCCGAGGGTCAGCGTGGCGAGCAGGGCGGGCGTTTCCGAGATCACTGGCAGGCTCTTCGAGGCCGTGAGCGGCTCCTGCAAGCTCGTGAAGAAATCTCTGAGCGCGTGGCTTGTGAGGAAGCTCGAAGAGAAAGGAGTCCTCGTGATCCCGGTGCCCAAGTATGTCACAAGGCGGGATCGGCTGAGCGCCAAAGCATGCCAGCAATATGCACTTCCCCAGTTCTACGAGAACCTGGTCCTGTTGGACACGGGTCACGCCAAGCTCATGGCCCCGTTCTTTCCCCTGGAGCAACTGAGGCTCATCCCGGGCTTCGAGTCCGCCCTCTTCGACGACCCCTACTCAGGTGGG
It includes:
- a CDS encoding ATP-binding cassette domain-containing protein, with translation MSLLAIKSIRKSYGAEAILDGVTLTVSARDRIGLIGRNGSGKTTLLRIIAGQEESDSGSVELASGRVVGYLAQDAQYTSGNTLMDEMLSAFTGAFSAGEEMIRLEQEMAGARVHQSEAALERLMRKYSAAQEEFERLGGYDHEVRIRTTLFGLGFREEDLGKTVDTLSGGQKVRVALAKMLVSEPDLMLLDEPTNHLDLAAVEWLEQYLKSFRGAFIVVSHDRYFLDATVDRIWDLEDRVVREYSGNYTAYLAQREFLRERQEEEYRRQQEKIQRLEAYIRRYKAGNRTTMAQSREKMLARMERVDRPKEGASLKVSFAKAARSGRLAVVLNKVSMKFGDRVLFDSLDLSLERGERLGLVGPNGSGKTTLLRIIAGELRPDRGTVVMGENIVPGVFWQDLGGLNDDGTVLDEVYLGRDWTTGEARSYLARFLFRGDEVFKLVGALSGGERNRLLLAKLMLSAPNLLLLDEPTNHLDIESRHALEQAVSEFDGTVICASHDRYFLDQVANMILEISNGRARLYKGNYSFYREKKAQEAEARGEPEHARDSEAEGIGWAKRAPPGKDAGQHGVRRPSGDALGRRRGKPDPTAAVLARLEREIEETEERLASLASELASGELYADGERAREVVLEHRRVQECLDALYEDWERAASGSHGAEVRDHDPQS
- the folE2 gene encoding GTP cyclohydrolase FolE2, which translates into the protein MQDVQNRPDARGIDIQKVGVKNVHLPLLIATREGGHQSVLGSVALSVRLPMRFKGTHMSRFIEILLPWSKKAISNTEIRSILNDTCSALSARHAEVSLRFKYFVTKAAPVSGKESVLDYNCEFVGRVEDGRHAFTMGVEVPVTSCCPCSKEISDFGAHNQRTMVRARVRFSGRGFLWLEDLIDLLEAQGSCEIFPLLKREDEKYVTEAAYQNPKFVEDILRDVVLALRAEPRVRWFEIECESHESIHNHSAFGSHVEDKRMV
- a CDS encoding sugar phosphate nucleotidyltransferase — its product is MRAMLLGAGEGTRLRPITATRPKPMIPVVNRPIMEHILLLLRSHGVREVYSNLYYLADQIESYFGDGSAFGLSLKFKVEEKLPGTAGGVKNLEEHFDDTFIVISGDLLTDFDLSRAVDFHKSRGSVATVLLTRIQNPLEYGVVITGPDGRIQRFLEKPGWSEVFSDTINTGIYILDPKVLDFIPVGQDFDFSRDLFPLLLKERQPLYGYIAEGYWCDVGNIEMYLKAQVDALSGKVKLSIPGEQIAPGIWAGKSAKVSSRADLKGPMVLGENCEIAPGARLREYCVIGDNVIVAPGSFLVRSTVFSNSYVGEGSVASGSIICKNVVLKESARVGEGAVVSDDCILNRSVTVKPGVRVWPGKTIDEAVVLSSSVVWEQRMKRELFHAGSLSGLVNFEFTPEFAVRLGACIGGTLRKGSQVVVSRDSSRTARMMKRAMVAGLSSAGVAVCDLQGVPLPITAYTVKNAGFNGGIHTQTSLFNYETLDIKVFDKDGLVLSRDDERKIETLLAREDPRRTSAREIGGISYSPRAVDIYTEDCLSRIDRERTKAHRIKLVLDCGFGLAGGILPYTLVSLGAEVTSMNAIAQETKMPKSDREFKESLDQLGLIVRTIGADFGVMIDSQGSKMWVADDTGRVLTDLELAYLFALLTVRSGPARGVTIPSHAPSMFHRSLAANGATVYRSKSHVRNLADLGRTSTSAIAVDCDGGFIFPSLHNSFDAIFGTARLLELVASDSAPVSQLLQLVPEHHFLRDVLPCPWEYKGQVMRELLTRPEDPSIDTFDGYKKGSEDAWFMVLPDPTRPSFTIYGEGRTKAEAEQMLTLAKKELATLMPQ
- the dpsA gene encoding dipicolinate synthase subunit DpsA — protein: MCDLAGLNLCVLGGDLREVELVRALVDHGALVRSFGAPREGMPEGVVLAPSPDEAARGADALILPLSGTDKEGNVRVSREPVRLTREILASLNRGAVVFAGSVCPSVAHECESLGITVVKTGENDELAILNSIPSAEGAILMAIQATPITIHGSNCMVLGMGRTGMTLARMLLGIGATVWAVARKPKDRARAFEMGFIPLDFPDLPGAIKDMDIVFNTVPHMVLDRTLIAVMKKTAAIIDLASAPGGTDFASARELGIHAELAPGLPGKVAPLTAGKILARVVPALIAEAFAARE
- a CDS encoding FAD-dependent oxidoreductase, whose product is MRIAVAGGGWAGCAAAVAARQAGADVVLLERTNLLLGTGLVGGIMNNNGRFTAAREIAAMGGGYLFDVIDQVTIHRRVDFPGHNHASLYDVTRIEPEVETALSDIGVSIMLESRVTDVQMSGRKIVALVLEDGTRVPADAFVEATGTAGPQGNCVRVAGGCMMCILRCPTFGPRVSVASRAGVSEITGRLFEAVSGSCKLVKKSLSAWLVRKLEEKGVLVIPVPKYVTRRDRLSAKACQQYALPQFYENLVLLDTGHAKLMAPFFPLEQLRLIPGFESALFDDPYSGGRGNSVRYTVITPHDLALKVTGVDNLFCAGEKVGLLVGHTEAICTGTLAGHNAVRNAIGREPLTIPRSLACGDIIAFIQESLDTAEGLAHKYTFSGGVYFQRMWDLGLYTTDTRKIEARVRAAGMTGIFLHSLI